The following DNA comes from Desulfatiglans anilini DSM 4660.
CCCCGCGCAACCGCTTGATTTCTTCGATCTTGGCCAGACCGGGACCCGCCCCGCAGGGGTGGGACTGAGCACGCGCAGCGTGTGAAGAAACCGGGAACCCGCAGCGCGGCGGTGGGATCGAGCAGCCGAAGGGTGTGAAGAAAAATCCTCATTTACCGATTGGAGACCGGGTTCCACCGGGAAATCATCTTTGAATGGAGGCTGGAGAGCAGGCCGCCTCTGCGGGTAAACCTTTGCGAAAGGGGTCATTTTGCCGAAGATGAGAGCGCACACTTCGTAGCGAAACCTCCCCGGTCGCTTTTGGTGTAGGAAATCAAGACAAGGTGTGTAGGAAAAGACAACATAGTGGCTTAAAGCAGGAAATACCGGGTTCGCCTCTTTGGGCAGCAGCGGATTATAGGTATGGTACTAGGCTGCACTGTTGTATTTCACGCCAACCTAGTCCTCTTCGATGGAGGCAGGATCTGGCCGCCCTTCTTTTCCTTTGGATAAAAAATTTAATATGATCAGTATGATATGTCGTATTTTCTCCATTTGATCCGGTTTGGCACGCAGGTTGCTTAAGAAGACAACCAACACAAGACATCACCCTTCCTCTAAAGAAAGGAGCAGGACATGGCTAGCAAAGATGCAGAAAATCGGAGAGCGACGGTGGGGTACGGTTCGACCTATCGCAGGGGCCGTAGCCAGGACCCCGCGGATAACGCCTCGCTGAAGGCGGTTTTGAACGGACAGCTCTGGATGGTCAAGCCGGACAAGCAGGCCCAGGCGGCCAATCCGTGCATCTGGATGCAGGCGGGCGTGGTCGATTTCAAGAACTGCAACAACTTCTACGATTGTACGACCTGCAAGTATGATGGGGGTATGAAGAAAAAGGTCGAGAAGGGGGCCGCGACCGGTTGGCGGGATGCGATGCGGCGGAGGCCCGGCCTGGAGCGGGTCTGCCGCCACACCTTGACGAACCGGATCGAGGAGCGGGTCTGCGCCTACGATTACGCCTGTCACAAGTGTGACTTCGACCAGTTTTTCGAGGACGTGTGGGCCCCGAAAACGGCGTCCCGGCCGGACGAGATGCACGATGTCAAAGGCTTTGCTGTCCCGACGGGCTATTATTTCAACGACGGCCACTCATGGGCCCGGATCGAAAGCGGCGGGTACATCCGGATCGGCATGGACGACTTCGCTCTCAAGCTGTTTGGCAGGGCCGATGCGTATGAACTGCCGGTTATCGGGAAAGAGTTGTCTCAGGGCAAACCTGGATGGGGTTTCAAACGATCGGCGCAGGAGGCCGAGGCCCTTTCGCCGGTGAACGGGGTTATCGTCGAGGTCAACGGCGATCTGCGTGAAAAGCCGGCGATGGCGAATGCCGGGCCTTATGAGGCCGGATGGATGATGCTCGTGAGGACACCCGATATCAAGGGAACACTGGCGAATCTGATGACCGACGCCGACAGTATCGGATGGCTGAACCAGGAGGTGAGGCAGCTGGAAGGCATGATCGAGGAGGTGGCCGGACCTCTGGCGGCAGACGGTGGTACACTGGGTGAGGACATCTATGGGAATCTGCCGGGTCTTGATTGGGGCAACCTCCGGCGTGCGTTTCTCAAAAGCTGATCGCGAAGCGGAGCACCCTGCTGGGAGCCCGCCACGCAGCGAGTCCTTTTTCGTAGTCAAGCGCGATGCAGCCGGGCAGGCCGGGCCCGGCTCCAAGGTCTCATGCTGAGGGTGGATGCGGCGAAAGACTGAAACCGGCCGGCATAAACGACCGGTCCGAAAACGAGGTTTTGCGGCGGAAATCAGCGGAATCAAGCCGTCGGGCGCATCCTGACGCCCGATCATCTTAGAGGCGGGAATTGCAGGGAAGCAGAAGAAAACCGGGAAAGCCCGCTTGCCGGGGCAACCGGATCCAGGGAGAGATGCTATGGAAAAAGAGAGGGAGACCGGAAACCGACTGGATGCGCGCCGTCCATGCAAGAGGCATGTGGAAGGATACATCGGATACCGACCCTGCACCCATGATTACCGCTGCGATGATTGCGAGTTCGAGCAGTTTTTCCTGGATCACTACCGGGTTCATGCGGTGGTTCAGCCCGTTGATACGATCAAGATCCGGGGGTTCGATGTGCCGCAGGGGTATTATTTTCACGCGGGCCACACGTGGGCGAAGGTCGAGGGAGACCAGACGGTGCGTATCGGGCTGGATGATTTCGCCTTCAAGACGCTCGGCCCCTTCGACCGCCTCGATGTGCCGTTGATTGGAAAGGAGATCCATCAGGATCGTCCAGCCGTAACGGTTTATCGGGATGAACACCGCTCGGCCGTCCGTTCGCCGCTGAGCGGTATTGTGACCGCTGTCAACCAGGAGCTTCTCGAGGATGCGCGTGCGGCGTTCGACCATCCCTATGCCGACGGATGGCTTCTGACAGCCCATGCTACGGCGCTCAGGAGCGATCTGAAACAGCTCATGATCGATCAAGAGACGAAAGCGTTTATGCGGAAAGAGGTCGACGAGCTGTTCGGTCTGATCGAGGAGACCCTGGGGCCTATGCCGAACGATGGAGGCGATATCCGGGGCGACCTGTACGGAGAAGCTCCGGAGATTGGCTGGGACAGGTTGAGCCGCCTGGTTTTCAAGACGTGAAACTGCGCACTTTCCGGAAGGAAACCAACTCCTGTCCAGATGTTCCCTGCCTCAGAGGGGACCCCGGATCGGCAAACGGCGTGATTCAAGGCGTTTCTTCCGCCATCCTGTCCAGTTCGTCTTGGAGGAGAACCCTGCAATATCGGCAGAATGCCTGGGATTTGCGGTCGACATGCTCGATTTTGCGGCAATAGTGCATGATGCAGCGGGTTTCAGGGCAATGCTTGAGATTGAAGGTGTGGCCGAGTTCGTGGACGGCCTCCTTCATGAGGCGGCAGCGGAGTCGTTCAGGATCGCCTCCGGCAGAGATCCCCTCGTTCAGCCGGTGGGTCGAGACGATGCAGGCCCTGCCACCCAGTTGAGCTTCGCCGTAAACGTGGGTGAGGATCGGAATGTACAGGTCGCGGTCGGTGACGGCCAGGATCTTCAAGGCATCGGGCGGGGCGAGTTCAGCAAGCCGGGTGAGGATCGCCGTCGAATGGTATTGATCCCTTTGCGTGTTGTAAGCGAAATCGATGCTGTCCAAGAGGGGCATGGCGACTGTCGGATAGCCGAAAAGACGACTGATTTCGAGGCCGACGGATTCGAGATAGGATTCCTGGCCGTCGCTAATGGAAGTCAGGACGATGATGGATGATGCCTTTCCTGGTTTCAATCCTTCTTCCTGATTCCGTAGCGCTTCATTTTGCTGTAAAGGGTCGACCGGTCGATGCCCAATGTCTCCGCGCACTTGGATATATTCCACTGGTGTTGTTCAAGGATTTTAACGATGTGGGCCTTCTCGAGTTCTTTCAGGGACTGATCGGCGGGCTCGAGGGTCATCTGGTCCGGGCTGAAGATCGGCAGATGTTCAGGCAGGATGGTCGGGCCTTTGGCAACGACGACCGCCCGTTCGACGGCGTTTTCCAGTTCCCGGATATTGCCCGGCCATTCATAGAGCATCATCTCGTCCAGGGCGTCACGGCTGATCCGTTCGACCGGTTTGTTCGTCTCCTGCGCGAAACGGTGCAGGAAATGCGCGGCAAGCAGAGGGATGTCCTCTTTACGTTCCCTGAGGGGCGGCATCTCGAACGTAAACACGTTCAAGCGGTAGTAGAGATCCTCCCGGAAGCTCCTTTCGCGGATCGCCTGCTCCAGGTTGCGGTTGGTGGCTGCAATGACGCGGAAATCCACCTCGAGCGGCTGGGTGCTTCCGAGGCGGTAAAAGACATGATCCTCGAGGATCCGCAGTAGATCGATCTGCATCCGCATGCTGATCTCGCCGATCTCATCGAGAAAAAGGGTGCCGCCGTGGGCCAGTTCGAATCGTCCCTTCTTGGTCTCTTTGGCATCGGTGAAGGCCCCTTTCTGATAGCCGAACAACTCGCTTTCGAGAAGCTGTTCCGGAAAGGCGCCGCAGTTGATCGAGACGAAGGGCCCGGCGCAGCGGCGGCTGAGGGTGTGGACGGCCTTTGCGGCGAGGCCCTTGCCCGTGCCGGTTTCACCCCGGATCAGGACGGTCGAGTCGGTCGGGGCGACATCGCGGATCAGCTCGAAGACCTTCTGCATGGCCTTTGACTGGCCGATCATGCTTTCGAAGCGGGTCCTTTCGCGCACTTCCTGTCGGAGATACTGGTTTTCGAGTGCCTGCAGCTGCTGTTTTTCGATCCGCTCGATCAGGATTCCGAGTTCGTCCGGATCGAACGGTTTCATCAGGTAGTCGGTGGCGCCGTGCTTCATGGCTTCGACCGCCGTGTTGACCGAACCGTACGCCGTGATCATGATGACGGCGATGTCAGGATCGTTCTCCTTGACAGCCTTCAGGACGTCCAGACCGCTCATGCCCCCCATCTTGATGTCCAGCAGAATGATATCGAAGCGGGATTCTTCGATCATCGCCAGGGCCTCTTCGCCGCTCGAAGCGGTCTTCAGTTGATGCCCGTCTCTTTCAAGCCAGCCTGCCAGAGATTCCCTTACGATGAGTTCATCATCGACGATCAGGATCTTGCTGCCGCCCATGGAGCCCTCCTTGTTCGTTTCCGTTCCCAAACTGTTCCGCCGGTCGCTCTCTGTACCGGACCGCAGGCCGTTTCGTGCCGACCCCTATGCGCGGTGATCCGTCCAGGCGGATCCCCGCTTTTGCTGCCCCCGGCCGGAGGGCGGCCTTTGCGCGTCGAAGATGCTCCTGGGATGGATGCTGGCTCCATTCGAATGCCACCTCCTGCTCATCGGGGAATGGCTGCCAAGCGGGGCCTGCCTTTCCATCCGGAAGTGAGAATGTTTCTTCGCAGTGGGCCCCGGGTTTTTCCGTATCAAGCATACGAGGCGTTTGTTCGTGCGGCGACCCGGAGGTCGGCTTCGTGCAAATGAGCATTCCGTACGCCTCCCTTCTGGAGATTGGGCAGACCATGGATCTGGATAGTTTTCCCACGGCCTGAGAACAGCGGACTTTTCGACACGCTGTCATAGGTTTCGGACGCGCGCATCAGGCGCCCTGGCTCGCCTCCCGATTCACCGGGAGTTTGACGAGAAAGGTCGTGCCCTTGTCCGGCTCCGACTGAACCTCGATGGTCCCGCCATGGT
Coding sequences within:
- a CDS encoding archaemetzincin family Zn-dependent metalloprotease — encoded protein: MKPGKASSIIVLTSISDGQESYLESVGLEISRLFGYPTVAMPLLDSIDFAYNTQRDQYHSTAILTRLAELAPPDALKILAVTDRDLYIPILTHVYGEAQLGGRACIVSTHRLNEGISAGGDPERLRCRLMKEAVHELGHTFNLKHCPETRCIMHYCRKIEHVDRKSQAFCRYCRVLLQDELDRMAEETP
- a CDS encoding glycine cleavage system protein H, producing the protein MASKDAENRRATVGYGSTYRRGRSQDPADNASLKAVLNGQLWMVKPDKQAQAANPCIWMQAGVVDFKNCNNFYDCTTCKYDGGMKKKVEKGAATGWRDAMRRRPGLERVCRHTLTNRIEERVCAYDYACHKCDFDQFFEDVWAPKTASRPDEMHDVKGFAVPTGYYFNDGHSWARIESGGYIRIGMDDFALKLFGRADAYELPVIGKELSQGKPGWGFKRSAQEAEALSPVNGVIVEVNGDLREKPAMANAGPYEAGWMMLVRTPDIKGTLANLMTDADSIGWLNQEVRQLEGMIEEVAGPLAADGGTLGEDIYGNLPGLDWGNLRRAFLKS
- a CDS encoding glycine cleavage system protein H, whose translation is MEKERETGNRLDARRPCKRHVEGYIGYRPCTHDYRCDDCEFEQFFLDHYRVHAVVQPVDTIKIRGFDVPQGYYFHAGHTWAKVEGDQTVRIGLDDFAFKTLGPFDRLDVPLIGKEIHQDRPAVTVYRDEHRSAVRSPLSGIVTAVNQELLEDARAAFDHPYADGWLLTAHATALRSDLKQLMIDQETKAFMRKEVDELFGLIEETLGPMPNDGGDIRGDLYGEAPEIGWDRLSRLVFKT
- a CDS encoding sigma-54-dependent transcriptional regulator, which produces MGGSKILIVDDELIVRESLAGWLERDGHQLKTASSGEEALAMIEESRFDIILLDIKMGGMSGLDVLKAVKENDPDIAVIMITAYGSVNTAVEAMKHGATDYLMKPFDPDELGILIERIEKQQLQALENQYLRQEVRERTRFESMIGQSKAMQKVFELIRDVAPTDSTVLIRGETGTGKGLAAKAVHTLSRRCAGPFVSINCGAFPEQLLESELFGYQKGAFTDAKETKKGRFELAHGGTLFLDEIGEISMRMQIDLLRILEDHVFYRLGSTQPLEVDFRVIAATNRNLEQAIRERSFREDLYYRLNVFTFEMPPLRERKEDIPLLAAHFLHRFAQETNKPVERISRDALDEMMLYEWPGNIRELENAVERAVVVAKGPTILPEHLPIFSPDQMTLEPADQSLKELEKAHIVKILEQHQWNISKCAETLGIDRSTLYSKMKRYGIRKKD